The Cyanobacteriota bacterium DNA segment AGGTAATTTGTGTTGGTACAGAACTGCTGCTGGGGGATATTCTCAACAGTAATGCTCAATATCTGGCTCAGCAGCTTGCTGCGTTGGGTATCCCCCATTATTTTCAAACGGTGGTAGGTGATAACATGGAGCGCCTTCAACAGGCGATCGCCATTGCCAGCGATCGTGCTCAGATTTTGATCTTTACGGGTGGACTAGGGCCAACTCCTGATGATCTGACTACAGAGGCAATTGCTAGCTACTTCACCACACCCCTGGTAGAACATCCAGAG contains these protein-coding regions:
- a CDS encoding molybdopterin-binding protein, with the translated sequence MGLGAEVICVGTELLLGDILNSNAQYLAQQLAALGIPHYFQTVVGDNMERLQQAIAIASDRAQILIFTGGLGPTPDDLTTEAIASYFTTPLVEHPE